A single region of the Bacteroides luhongzhouii genome encodes:
- a CDS encoding DUF6557 family protein, with protein sequence MTFKELLNCVKFEDVAPHIVKMYPDMKNSLGWFNLHFDMLRHLPPVVHEDANDKVCHITLRNDENGTESYLDAFPMEGDYWEHSLTKEIIVDSDVKATNEELVACCLWHTSFYGFVEKHLDEKFGEICLGRDSYSYNKVWTMRNYGIIRKYGGTIPTIRELSMSKKQKLTRLTKDNIWYGSNRLNKSKRKRMFRQEFMVHYYERMAHISEFIVQAIPALDNGKNYLTTEQLCGLFQSEKFCSEEIMSFADDNKSGANYLMDIISRYDMVQRMDGIVVCLITGTGHEVLSDDEQRLCNYLAEGRKHSDLMIGVDTSLGNQVIIRYAAYNSKTNII encoded by the coding sequence ATGACATTTAAGGAACTTCTAAACTGTGTAAAATTTGAGGATGTAGCTCCTCATATTGTGAAGATGTATCCAGATATGAAGAACAGTCTGGGCTGGTTCAATTTGCATTTTGATATGCTTCGCCACCTGCCTCCTGTCGTTCACGAGGATGCCAATGATAAGGTATGCCATATAACACTAAGAAATGATGAAAATGGAACAGAATCCTATCTTGACGCTTTCCCTATGGAGGGAGACTATTGGGAGCATTCCTTAACTAAGGAAATCATCGTTGATTCCGATGTAAAAGCAACCAATGAGGAACTTGTGGCTTGTTGCCTATGGCACACGTCATTCTATGGTTTTGTAGAAAAACACTTGGATGAGAAGTTCGGAGAAATCTGCCTCGGAAGAGACAGTTACTCTTATAACAAGGTTTGGACTATGCGTAACTATGGTATAATCCGAAAGTATGGAGGTACCATTCCTACTATCAGAGAGTTATCGATGTCAAAGAAACAAAAGTTGACACGATTGACAAAGGATAATATCTGGTACGGAAGCAATAGGTTGAATAAATCGAAACGGAAGAGGATGTTCAGACAGGAATTTATGGTACACTATTATGAACGTATGGCACACATCAGTGAATTTATCGTTCAAGCCATCCCTGCCTTGGATAATGGAAAGAACTATCTGACAACAGAGCAACTCTGTGGATTGTTCCAATCGGAGAAATTCTGTTCTGAGGAAATCATGTCGTTTGCTGACGACAATAAGTCTGGCGCAAACTACCTGATGGACATTATCTCCCGATATGATATGGTTCAAAGAATGGATGGTATCGTGGTTTGTTTGATAACAGGAACAGGGCATGAAGTGCTCTCGGATGACGAACAACGGCTTTGCAATTACTTGGCAGAGGGGCGAAAACACTCAGACTTAATGATTGGAGTTGATACCTCATTAGGCAATCAAGTCATCATACGTTATGCAGCATACAATTCAAAAACAAATATAATATGA
- a CDS encoding VOC family protein, translating into MKKLIAFFEIPASDFHRAVDFYETVLGMQLPTFECETEKMACFTEEGETVGAVSYASNFDFLPSTHGVLIHFNCEDIEQTLEKVLLKGGKVVIPKTKIEADGKGWFAVFTDSEGNRIGIYAEK; encoded by the coding sequence ATGAAAAAACTAATTGCATTTTTTGAGATTCCTGCTTCCGATTTCCATCGGGCAGTCGATTTTTACGAAACAGTGTTGGGTATGCAACTTCCGACTTTTGAATGTGAAACAGAAAAAATGGCTTGTTTCACAGAAGAAGGTGAAACTGTCGGTGCTGTCTCTTATGCTTCAAATTTCGACTTTCTTCCTTCAACGCATGGAGTGCTTATCCATTTCAACTGTGAGGATATAGAACAGACCTTGGAAAAAGTACTTCTGAAAGGTGGGAAAGTGGTCATTCCCAAAACAAAGATCGAGGCAGACGGCAAAGGATGGTTTGCCGTATTCACGGATAGTGAAGGAAACCGCATTGGCATTTATGCCGAAAAATAG
- a CDS encoding helix-turn-helix domain-containing protein encodes MQSFQLIKPCLALTPYIRHYWILQDDSVTPVSERTLPIGCMQLVFHKGKQLLLLGESALQPQSFISGQSVGFSDVMSTGRIEMITVVFQPYAVKALFHIPSYLFHGQNVNTDAMEDVELSDLVKQVTDISDNAVCIRLIEQFFLRRLYTLPEYNLKRMSAVFHEINLQPQINIAHLSETACLSSKQFGRIFADYVGTTPKEFIRIVRMQRALSMLQQDVTIPFVQVAYECGFSDQSHMIKEFKLFSGYTPAEYLSVCAPYSDYFSEL; translated from the coding sequence ATGCAATCATTTCAACTCATAAAACCCTGTTTGGCGCTGACTCCTTATATACGGCATTACTGGATATTGCAAGACGATTCAGTGACTCCGGTTTCCGAACGGACTCTGCCTATTGGCTGTATGCAACTGGTATTTCATAAAGGGAAACAACTTCTTTTGTTGGGCGAGTCGGCATTGCAACCCCAATCCTTCATATCCGGACAATCGGTCGGTTTCTCGGATGTGATGTCTACAGGCAGAATAGAGATGATAACTGTCGTTTTCCAGCCTTATGCAGTCAAAGCATTGTTTCATATTCCCAGCTATCTGTTTCACGGACAAAATGTAAATACCGATGCGATGGAAGATGTAGAACTATCGGATCTGGTGAAACAGGTCACTGACATTTCTGATAATGCCGTTTGCATTCGTTTGATAGAACAGTTTTTTCTTCGTCGACTATACACCCTTCCGGAGTATAACCTCAAACGGATGTCTGCTGTGTTTCATGAAATAAACCTCCAGCCGCAAATCAACATTGCTCATCTGTCGGAAACAGCCTGTTTGAGCAGTAAGCAGTTTGGACGTATCTTTGCCGATTATGTCGGCACTACCCCCAAAGAATTTATTCGCATTGTCCGTATGCAGCGGGCATTGTCAATGTTGCAACAGGATGTCACTATCCCTTTTGTACAAGTAGCTTATGAATGTGGCTTCTCCGATCAGTCTCACATGATAAAAGAGTTCAAACTCTTTTCCGGTTATACCCCTGCCGAGTATCTTTCTGTCTGCGCTCCTTATTCCGATTATTTCTCCGAACTTTAA
- a CDS encoding AraC family transcriptional regulator: protein MQQKKTTKEEYQKCVNVVVEYINQHLGEDIDLKSLARISNFSPFYFHRIMKAFLGEPIGTFIVRTRTEAAARLLRYSDVPIADIAYRIGYSSPSSLSKVFKQFYGISPLEYRNNKNFVIMKPAIIRPDLELKREIRNVSERNVIYIRLTGDYKLNDYGGTWSRLFQFIKEQKLPMGDFSPLCIYHDDPKVTPAEKLRTDVCMVMPVKVAPKSDVGFKVIPAGRYAIFLYKGSYDNLQAVYDTIYGKCLPEMECTLRDEASAERYLNNPCDTAPEELLTEIYIPVE from the coding sequence ATGCAACAGAAAAAAACAACGAAAGAAGAATATCAAAAGTGCGTAAATGTTGTAGTGGAATACATCAACCAACATTTGGGAGAAGACATTGATTTAAAATCTCTGGCCAGAATTTCAAACTTTTCTCCTTTTTACTTTCACCGGATCATGAAAGCTTTTCTCGGTGAACCGATTGGTACGTTTATTGTCCGGACGCGGACAGAAGCTGCCGCACGTCTACTCCGCTACTCGGATGTTCCGATTGCCGACATCGCCTACCGGATTGGTTACTCATCTCCTTCTTCATTGTCGAAAGTGTTCAAGCAATTTTATGGCATTTCACCTTTAGAGTATAGAAACAATAAAAACTTTGTAATTATGAAACCAGCGATTATCAGGCCAGACCTGGAACTAAAAAGAGAGATCAGAAACGTTTCCGAACGGAATGTGATTTATATCCGCCTCACCGGCGATTACAAACTGAATGATTACGGTGGCACTTGGAGCCGTTTATTCCAATTCATCAAAGAACAAAAGTTGCCGATGGGAGATTTCAGCCCGCTTTGCATCTATCACGATGATCCGAAAGTGACACCGGCAGAAAAACTGCGTACGGACGTATGTATGGTAATGCCTGTAAAGGTAGCTCCCAAAAGTGATGTCGGATTCAAGGTGATCCCAGCCGGACGTTATGCTATCTTCTTGTATAAAGGTTCGTATGACAATCTGCAAGCCGTGTATGATACGATTTACGGAAAGTGTCTGCCCGAAATGGAATGTACGTTGAGGGATGAAGCCAGCGCGGAACGCTATCTGAATAATCCATGCGACACTGCCCCTGAAGAGTTGCTGACGGAAATTTATATTCCGGTAGAATAA
- a CDS encoding winged helix-turn-helix domain-containing protein, translated as MDKTIVGNNAGKVWCALKEIGEISIPELARRLNLSVESTALAAGWLARENKICIQRKNGLIALSDESTFPFSFG; from the coding sequence ATGGATAAAACAATTGTAGGGAACAATGCCGGAAAAGTTTGGTGTGCCCTGAAAGAAATTGGTGAAATTTCAATACCTGAATTGGCAAGAAGATTAAACCTAAGCGTAGAAAGTACAGCATTGGCGGCCGGTTGGCTGGCAAGAGAGAACAAAATTTGTATCCAGCGGAAGAATGGATTAATTGCTTTATCTGATGAAAGCACTTTCCCTTTTAGCTTTGGATAA